CCCGAGCTGGCCGGCGACCGCCGCCCGATCGTGGCCCACGAGGGGCGCTACGAGCAGGAGCCACTACGGTGGGGCGACCCCGGCCCGACCGCCACCGAGCACGCGCATCCGCATCCCCATCCGCACTAGGAGCCAGACATCCCCGCAGGGCAGCGCTCCGCGCCACCGCAAGTCGAGGTGGTCGACGCGCTGCGGCGCGCCGGCCTGGCCGAAGTCGACGACAGCACCCTGACCCGGGCGCTGTACTCCAGCGACGCCTCGCTGTACCGGGTGCTGCCCACCGCGGTGGTGCGCCCGCGTGACGTCGACGAGGTGGCCGCGACCCTCGACGTGTGCCGAAGACTCGGCGTCCCGCTGACCTCCCGCGGGGCCGGGACGTCGATCGCCGGCAACGCCGTCGGCAGCGGTGTGGTGCTCGACTTCAGCAAGCACCTCAACCGGGTGCTGGCGGTCGACGCCGAGGCACGAACCGCGACCGTCGAGCCGGGACTCGTCCAGGCGCAGCTGCAGCGGGCCGCCGCCCCACACGGGCTGCGGTTCGGCCCGGATCCCTCGACCCACAACCGGGCCACCCTCGGCGGCATGATCGGTAACAACGCCTGCGGCTCGCGCGCGCTCGGCTATGGCCGCACGGCGGACAACGTGCTGGGCCTGCAGCTGCTCACCGGGACCGGCCAGCGGCTCGACCTCGGGGCGGATGGCGCCGCAGCGGCGTCCGAACCGCTGCTGGCCGAGCTGAGGTCGGTGGTCGGCCGGGACCTGGCCACGATCCGGACCGAGCTCGGCCGCTTCAGCCGCCAGGTCTCCGGGTACTCCCTCGAGCACCTGCTCCCCGAACGGTCCTTCGACGTGTCCAGGGCGCTGGTCGGCACTGAGGGCACGCTCGGCGTGGTGCTGGGCGCCTCCGTCCGGTTGGTGACCGAGCCGGCCCGTCGCGGGCTGGTCGTCCTCGGCTATCCCGACATGGCTACCGCGGCCGACGCGGTGCCGGCCCTGCTGGTGCACCGGCCCACCGCCTGCGAGGGAATCGACGGACGGATCCTCGACGTCGTGCGGGCGCGGCGTGGCCCGGGCGCCGTCCCCGTCATGCCGCGGGGCGGCGGCTGGCTGCTCGTCGAAGTCACCGGACAGACGTCGTCCGAGGTGGCGGCCATGGCCCGCGCGGTGGTCGCCGACGCCGCCGCACTCGACGCGATGGTGGTCACCGACGCGCGCGTCGCGGCCGGCCTGTGGCGGATCCGGGAGGACGGCGCCGGGCTCGCCGGGCGCACGCCGGCCGGCGCGCCGGCGCACTCCGGCTGGGAGGACGCCGCGGTGCCCCCGGCCGTGCTGGGTGCGTACCTGCGGGACTTCGAGCGGCTGCTGGCCGACTACCGGCTGGCCGGCGTCCCCTACGGGCACTTCGGTGACGGCTGCGTGCACATCCGGATCGACTTCCCGTTCGAGTCGTCGTCCGGGGTGGGCGTGTTCCGCAGCTTCCTCACGCACGCGGCCACACTGGTGGCCGGCTACGGGGGGTCGCTGTCCGGCGAGCACGGCGACGGCCGGGCCCGCAGCGCGCTGCTGCCGCTCATGTACTCCGGCTCGGCGCTGGCCCTGTTCGGCCGGGTCAAGGCGCTGTTCGATCCGGACAACCTGCTCAACCCCGGGGTGCTCGTCGACCCGCGACCGGTGGACGCCGACCTGCGGGTGGTCCAGGCCCGGCCGCTGCGGGAGGAGCTCGCGCTCGGCTACCGCCACGACGGCGGGGACTTCAGCGCCGCCGTCCACCGCTGCACCGGCGTGGGCAAGTGCCTGGCCGACACCAGCGCGGACGGCGGGGTCATGTGCCCGTCCTACCTGGCCACCCGCGAGGAGAAGGACTCCACCCGCGGCCGGGCCCGGGCGCTGCAGGAGATGGTCAACGGGACGACGGTGACGGGTGGCTGGCGCTCGCCGGAAGTGCGCGAGGCGCTGGACCTGTGCCTGGCCTGCAAGGGCTGCTCGTCGGACTGCCCGACCGGCGTGGACATGGCCGCGTACAAGGCGGAGGTGCTGCACCAGTCCTACCGCGGCCGGCTGCGCCCGCGCTCGCACTACACGCTCGGCTGGCTGCCCCGCTGGTCGCGGCTTGCCTCGCGCGCCCCCCGGCTGGCCAACGCCGTGCTCGGCCGGCCGACCGTGGCCCGCGTGACGCGATGGGCGGCCGGGGTCGACTCCCGCCGTGGTCTCCCGCGGTTCGCCGAGGTGACGTTCCACCGCTGGTTCAGCCGCCGGGCTGGTGGGGTAGGCAGCGCGGACCGACCGCCGGTCCTGCTCTTCGTGGACAGCTTCACCGAGCACTTCCGGCCGGAGGTGGGGATCGCGGCGGTGCAGGTCCTCGAGGACGCCGGGTACGCGGTCCGGCTGACGCCGTCCGGCCTGTGCTGCGGGCTGACCTGGATCACGACCGGGCAGCTGGACACCGCGAAGAGGCTTGTGGGGCAGACGGTTTCGGCCCTGCTCCCGGGGGTCGAGGCCGGCGTACCGGTCGTCGGCCTGGAGCCCTCGTGCGCGGCCGTGCTGCGGTCGGACGCCGTGGACCTGCTCGGCACCGCCGCCGCTGCCACCGTCGCCGGCGGCACCCGCACCCTGGCTGAGCTGCTGCTGGACACCCCAGGCTGGACCCCGCCCGACCTCACCGGGACCCGCGCCGTCGCACAGCCGCACTGCCACCACCACGCGGTGATGGGCTGGGACACCGACGCGCGACTGCTGTACGCCGCCGGCGTCGAAGTGGAGCGGCTCGGCGGCTGCTGCGGACTGGCCGGCAATTTCGGCGCCGAGCGGGGGCACTACGCCGTGTCGGTGGCCGTGGCCGAGAACGCGCTGCTGCCCGCGATCCGCGACCGCGAGCCCTCCGCCGTGGTGCTCGCCGACGGCTTCTCCTGCCACACCCAGATGGCCGACCTCGCAGCGGTGGACGCCGTCCACCTGGCCCAGCTCCTCCTCCCCCCTCCCACCCCCCCTTCTGCATGAAGGTGCCCTTCTGCGCGCAAGGTCGCAACAACCCACTCTTCATCGGACGGCGGGGAACGGGGCACCCCTTCGGCCGGGCGGGGTGACGTCAGGGGCGGCCCCGGCGCGGAGCGTGCTGCTGCCAGTCCCGGGACGACGGGTGAACCGCTCCAATGCCTGGTCGCCGCTCGATCCCGAGGCGGATACTGGCGTGATGGCCGTCGACCAGTCCAGCCCTTTGTCCCGCCGACAGCGGCTCGAGGCGGGCGTCGTCCAGACCCTCGCCCACCTTCCGGCCCGCGCCCAGCGGCTGCTCGCAGGGCCGGTGATCGAGGGGGACTACGGCCCGCTCGACGTCCAGGTGCAGCTGGTCCTGCGTCTGATGGCCGCCGATCCGAGGCCCTCCTTCGAGACCCTGCCAGTGGCCCAGGCCCGTGAGTCGATCCGGCTGGAGGCGGCCCAGTTTGCCGGGCGCCGTCCCGCCGACGTGATCGCTCAGCAGCTCACCGTGGACGGCGCCGAGGGACCCCTGGGCGCCCGGCTGTACCTCCCCGAGGGGGCGCAGCGGCCGGGCCCGCTCGTGGTCTGGTTCCACGGGGGCGGGTGGGTGGTCGGCGACCTGGACAGCCACGACCCGTGCTGTCGCTTCCTGTCCCACACGGCCAGGCTGCCGGTGCTTGCGGTGGACTACCGGCTCGCGCCGGAGGCGCCGTTCCCGGCGGCCGTGGACGATGCGCTGGCCGCCTTCCGCTGGGCGGTCCGCAACGCCGCCGCGCTCGGCGCCGACCCCGACCGGATCGCGGTCGCTGGCGACTCCGCGGGCGGCAACCTGGCGGCTGTAGTCTCGCTGCTGGCCGCGCTGGACGGCGGGCCGGCCCCGGCCTTCCAGGCCCTGGTGTACCCGGCCACCGACCTGTCCAGGAAGTCCGAGAGCTACCGCGAGTACCCCGTCGGGTACTTCCTCACCGAGGCCCAGATGGACTGGTACCGCACCGCGTACCTGCCGGACCCGTCGCTGGCTAGCGACCCACGGGTCTCGCCGCTGCTCGCGCACGAAGTCGCCGGGCTGCCTCCCGCCTACGTCACGGTCGGGGCCTTCGACGTGCTGCGTGACGAGACTGTCGCCTACGCGCGGCGGCTGACGGACGCGGGCGTCCCGACGACGCTGCGAGTCCATCCCGGGCTGATCCACGGATTCGTCAACGCGGCCGGGGTCCTGCCGGTCGCCGCGGCCGCCGTCCGAGAGCTGGCCGATGCCCTGGCCACCGCCCTCCACCGCCCTGCATGAAGAGTCCCTTCATGCGGAGTCGGCGAGGAGCTGGAGGATGCGCTTCTCGGAGACCTTCTGGGCGGTGCCGAGCTGCTGGGCGAACAGGCTGACCCGCAGCTCCTCGAGCAGCCAGCGGACGTCGGCCAGCTCGGCCGGCACCGGAGTCCCAGCCGGTAGCGCGTCGAGCGCGTCATGCCAGGCGTCCTCGACGACGTGCACGCGGTCCATCAGCACGAGGTCGCGCTCGACGTCCTTGGGCACCAGGTCAAGCCGCCGCTGCATGGCCCGCAGGTACCGCAGCACGTGCGGCAGCCGGGACACCCCGCTGCTCGTGGCGACATCAGCAGGCACCAGCGCGGCCAGCTGCACCGCGAGGTCCTCGAACGCCGGCCGCATCCGCTCGGGCGCCGGCACGGCCAGCTGCTCGCGCACCACGTAGGCGGCGCCGTGCACCTCCCCGGCGGCTCGCAGCACCCCGGTCGCCGTCACCACGAGGCGCTCAGCCACGAATGACCGCAGCGCCGCGAACCCGGCCGCGTCCCACGCGGGTCCACCACGCTCCGCCACCAGCGCATCGACCGCGGCGGCGACGCAGTCCCGGACGGCGTCGGCCGGGTGCCCGCCCGTGTCCCTGGCCAGTGCCAGCTTCTCCCCGACGCCGAGGGACTCCAACAGGGCGCGCGCCGGCGATGGCACCGTGAGCAGCAACAGCCGACGGGTCCCCGGCGGCATCGCCGCCGCCTGCTCCGCCGCCGAGGCGAGCACCCGGACGCCGACCGCCTCCCCCTCGTCGACCAGTGCGGGGTACCCGGTGACCCGCAGCCCGTCACGCTCGGTGTCCACCACCCGCGGCAGCTCGGCGCCGGGCCAGTCCACCAAGCCGGTCCGTTCCATGGACGGCAGCGCCGACGCGATCGCGGACCGCAGCTGCCCGGCCAGCCGGCGGCGCAGCTCGTCGAGGTCGTCGCCCAGAGCCAGCACGCGCCCCTCGCCGTCCTCGACCGACAGGTGCACGCGCAGGTGGTCGGTCAGCTCGGCCCGCGGCCAGGCGGCCGGCGGAACCTGCACCCCGGTCAACCGAAGCACCGCAGCGCCGAGCGCGGCCTCGAACGGCGTCCGCTCGTCCGGCGTCATCGTGGCCAGTGCGCGCGCGGCCGTGTCCGGCGCGGGAACCAGCAGCCGCCGCAGCGGTTTCGGCAGCCCTCGCACGAGTGCGGTTGCGAGCTCGGCCCGCAGCCCCGGCACCCCCCAGCTGAACGCAGCGGCCGGCAGCCGGTTGAGGCCGGTCAGTACCAGGTGGGCGGTGACGCCGTCGTCCGGCTCCCCCGGCGCGAACCGGTAGGACAGCGGGACGACGACGTCACCGACCCTCCAGCTGTCCGGAAAGAGCTCGAGATCGGGCAGCGAACGGTCCGCCAGCACGTCCGCTGGGGTGAGGTCCAGCCGGACCGGATCCTCGTGCCGGGCCTTCTTCCACCAGGCGTCGAAGTGGCGGGCCGAGACCGCGGACGCCGACACCCGAGCGTCGTAGAAGTCGAACAGCGCCTCCTCGTCCACGACGACGTCCCGCCGGCGCAGCTTGTCCTCGAGGACCTGCACCTGCTCGATCGTCGCCCGGTTGCGCTCGACGAAGGCGTGGTGGGTGCGCCACTCCCCCTCGACGAGGGCGTGCCGGAGGAACAGCTCGCGGGACACCACCGGGTCGACCCGCGCGTACCCCACCCGGCGCCGCGCCACCAGCGGGATCCCGAACAACGTCACCTTCTCGAAGGCCATCACCGCACCGCGGTCGGGGTCCCAGTGCGGCTCGCTGTAGGTGCGCACGACCAGGTGCTCGGCGGCGCTCTCGATCCACTGCGGGTCGACCCTGGCCACGGTGCGGGCGAACAGCCGCGAGGTCTCCACCAGCTCCGCCGCCATCACCCAGCGCGGCTGCTTGCGGGCCAGCGCGGACCCGGGCCACAGCACGAACTTCGCCCCGCGGGCGCCCAGGTAGTCGCGGCCCTCCGGCTCCTTCAGCCCGATGTGCGACAGCAGCCCGGCCAGCAGCGCCCGGTGCACGTGGTCCGGGTGCGACCACCCGCCGCTGAGGCTCAGCCCCAGGTCGCGGGTGGCGACGTCCCGCAGCTGGGCCACCAGGTCCTGCCACTCCCGGATCCGCAGGTAGTGCAGGTACTCGGCGCGGCACAGCCGCCGGAACGCAGATGACGACAGCGCCGCCTGCTGTTCCTCGATGAACTGCCACAGGTTGAGCAGCGCCAGCACGTCGCTGGACTCGTCGGCGAACCGGAGGTGGGCGGCGTCCGCCTGCTCCTGGGCGTCCGACGGCCGCTCCCGAGGGTCCTGGATGGACAGCGCGGCCGCCACCACGAGCACGTCGCGCACGCAGCCGAGCCGTCCCGCCTCCAGCACCATCCGCCCGAGCCGCGGGTCGAGCGGCAGCCGGGCCAGCTGGCGTCCGAGGTCGGTGAGCCGGGGCTGGTCGCCGGGCTCCAGCGCGCCGAGCTCGTCCAGCAGCGCGATGCCGTCGCGCACGGAGCGTCGGTCCGGGGGGTCGATGAACGGGAACTCCGCCACGTCACCGAGGTCGAGCGCGGCCATCTGCAGCAGGACCGCGGCCAGGTTGGTGCGCAGGATCTCCGGATCGGTGAACTCCGGCCGGGCCGCGTGGTCCTCCTCGTCGAACAG
The sequence above is drawn from the Actinomycetes bacterium genome and encodes:
- a CDS encoding FAD-linked oxidase C-terminal domain-containing protein, translated to MVDALRRAGLAEVDDSTLTRALYSSDASLYRVLPTAVVRPRDVDEVAATLDVCRRLGVPLTSRGAGTSIAGNAVGSGVVLDFSKHLNRVLAVDAEARTATVEPGLVQAQLQRAAAPHGLRFGPDPSTHNRATLGGMIGNNACGSRALGYGRTADNVLGLQLLTGTGQRLDLGADGAAAASEPLLAELRSVVGRDLATIRTELGRFSRQVSGYSLEHLLPERSFDVSRALVGTEGTLGVVLGASVRLVTEPARRGLVVLGYPDMATAADAVPALLVHRPTACEGIDGRILDVVRARRGPGAVPVMPRGGGWLLVEVTGQTSSEVAAMARAVVADAAALDAMVVTDARVAAGLWRIREDGAGLAGRTPAGAPAHSGWEDAAVPPAVLGAYLRDFERLLADYRLAGVPYGHFGDGCVHIRIDFPFESSSGVGVFRSFLTHAATLVAGYGGSLSGEHGDGRARSALLPLMYSGSALALFGRVKALFDPDNLLNPGVLVDPRPVDADLRVVQARPLREELALGYRHDGGDFSAAVHRCTGVGKCLADTSADGGVMCPSYLATREEKDSTRGRARALQEMVNGTTVTGGWRSPEVREALDLCLACKGCSSDCPTGVDMAAYKAEVLHQSYRGRLRPRSHYTLGWLPRWSRLASRAPRLANAVLGRPTVARVTRWAAGVDSRRGLPRFAEVTFHRWFSRRAGGVGSADRPPVLLFVDSFTEHFRPEVGIAAVQVLEDAGYAVRLTPSGLCCGLTWITTGQLDTAKRLVGQTVSALLPGVEAGVPVVGLEPSCAAVLRSDAVDLLGTAAAATVAGGTRTLAELLLDTPGWTPPDLTGTRAVAQPHCHHHAVMGWDTDARLLYAAGVEVERLGGCCGLAGNFGAERGHYAVSVAVAENALLPAIRDREPSAVVLADGFSCHTQMADLAAVDAVHLAQLLLPPPTPPSA
- a CDS encoding alpha/beta hydrolase, producing the protein MAVDQSSPLSRRQRLEAGVVQTLAHLPARAQRLLAGPVIEGDYGPLDVQVQLVLRLMAADPRPSFETLPVAQARESIRLEAAQFAGRRPADVIAQQLTVDGAEGPLGARLYLPEGAQRPGPLVVWFHGGGWVVGDLDSHDPCCRFLSHTARLPVLAVDYRLAPEAPFPAAVDDALAAFRWAVRNAAALGADPDRIAVAGDSAGGNLAAVVSLLAALDGGPAPAFQALVYPATDLSRKSESYREYPVGYFLTEAQMDWYRTAYLPDPSLASDPRVSPLLAHEVAGLPPAYVTVGAFDVLRDETVAYARRLTDAGVPTTLRVHPGLIHGFVNAAGVLPVAAAAVRELADALATALHRPA
- the hrpA gene encoding ATP-dependent RNA helicase HrpA, with translation MSTPRDELTARLPALLLRDERRLARRLGRRDLDLAAFERDLVAAEQRVARRRSSVPTPTYPQELPVSARVEDIAAALRDHQVVVVAGETGSGKTTQLPKICLELGRGVRGAIAHTQPRRIAARAVAERLAEELDVPLGRTVGYQVRFTRHTTADTLVKVMTDGVLLAEIAHDPDLLAYDTVIVDEAHERSLNIDFLLGYLTRLLPRRPDLRVVITSATIDPQRFADHFGGAPVIEVSGRTYPVEVRYRPYDEEQGDQVQAVLDAVDELAHEGPGDVLVFLSGEREIRDTAEALRRHHVAGTEVLPLFGRLSAAEQHRVFATHPGRRIVLATNVAETSLTVPGIHYVVDAGTARISRYSHRLKVQRLPIEKISQASAQQRAGRCGRLAEGVCVRLFDEEDHAARPEFTDPEILRTNLAAVLLQMAALDLGDVAEFPFIDPPDRRSVRDGIALLDELGALEPGDQPRLTDLGRQLARLPLDPRLGRMVLEAGRLGCVRDVLVVAAALSIQDPRERPSDAQEQADAAHLRFADESSDVLALLNLWQFIEEQQAALSSSAFRRLCRAEYLHYLRIREWQDLVAQLRDVATRDLGLSLSGGWSHPDHVHRALLAGLLSHIGLKEPEGRDYLGARGAKFVLWPGSALARKQPRWVMAAELVETSRLFARTVARVDPQWIESAAEHLVVRTYSEPHWDPDRGAVMAFEKVTLFGIPLVARRRVGYARVDPVVSRELFLRHALVEGEWRTHHAFVERNRATIEQVQVLEDKLRRRDVVVDEEALFDFYDARVSASAVSARHFDAWWKKARHEDPVRLDLTPADVLADRSLPDLELFPDSWRVGDVVVPLSYRFAPGEPDDGVTAHLVLTGLNRLPAAAFSWGVPGLRAELATALVRGLPKPLRRLLVPAPDTAARALATMTPDERTPFEAALGAAVLRLTGVQVPPAAWPRAELTDHLRVHLSVEDGEGRVLALGDDLDELRRRLAGQLRSAIASALPSMERTGLVDWPGAELPRVVDTERDGLRVTGYPALVDEGEAVGVRVLASAAEQAAAMPPGTRRLLLLTVPSPARALLESLGVGEKLALARDTGGHPADAVRDCVAAAVDALVAERGGPAWDAAGFAALRSFVAERLVVTATGVLRAAGEVHGAAYVVREQLAVPAPERMRPAFEDLAVQLAALVPADVATSSGVSRLPHVLRYLRAMQRRLDLVPKDVERDLVLMDRVHVVEDAWHDALDALPAGTPVPAELADVRWLLEELRVSLFAQQLGTAQKVSEKRILQLLADSA